The Deltaproteobacteria bacterium nucleotide sequence CGCCGGCCCCACGGTGCGCGGCTGATCGATGCGCCGAGTTGCGATTCAGTATTTTCTATTCGCCTTCATTGAGATCCTTGCGTTCGGCGTTGTCTGGGCCGCCGATGCCGACAAATTTCTGGCCGGCCGCTTGCTGATCGCCAGCACCGAGATGCAAGACCCACGCTTCGCCGAATCGGTCATCTACATGGTTGAACACGACAGCAAAGGAGCTTTGGGACTGATCATCAACCAACCCGCGCTCCAGGGCTCCATTGAAGACCTTCTCAAGGGGTTCGGCATCAACAACGACAAGGTTAGCGGCAACATCGTGCTCCACTACGGCGGGCCGGTGAGCCCGCGCGCAGGAATCGTCTTGCACAGCGATGATGTTGTGATCGACAGCACAAAGAAACTCAAGGATGGCATTGCCGTGACGGTCGAGGCAAAGCTCATTGAGCTGATCGGCGAAGGCAAAGGACCGCGGCAATATCTGGTCATGCTGGGTTACGCCGGCTGGGCTCCCGGCCAGCTTGAAGGCGAGATTATCGCCGGCTCGTGGCACACGATTCCGAGCGACAAGTCATTGATCTTTGGCGAAGACGCAGATAAAAAATGGCGCCAAGCGATGGAGCGGCGTCAGGTGCCGCTGTAACCGAATTGGAGGCATCATGAAAATCGTCAGGCTGTATACCGGCAGCGACCAGAAATCGCACTTCGAAGAAATTGAAATGAAATCCGGCGGCGACGCGCCGATGAAAACCACCGACGCGCGCAAGGCTAGCAGCACGGTATTTCGCAGCGCGCCAGCGGGGTTATTCTTAGAGCGCCATCCGGCGCCGCGCCGGCAGTTTCTTGTGACTCTCTCCGGCTCGTGGGAAATCGAAGCGAGCAACGGAGCGAAGCGCGTCTTCAAGACTGGCGATGTGATGCTTGCCGACGACACCACCGGCGAAGGCCACACTTCGCGGGTGCTGGGCAATGAGCCGCATGTTTTCATGACGGTGCCGCTGGCCGATTGACCCCTCGATACGCGCTTTGCGCTACTCGGGGCTACGGCCCTCACTTCCGAATCCCCGAGTCAGCCCTTGGGCTGTATCGAGGGCGCCGACCGCTTAATCTCTCTGGTCAAACATTGGTAGTGGTTTGTCGGCGTGAACGATCAATTGAACGCGCTGAACTAACAAGGAGTAAAGATGTTACGCATCGCGGTACCCGATCTAGTTTCTAACTCGTATTTCCCGATCATCGCGGCCGTTGAGCTTGGCTTCTTTAAAGAAGAAGGCTTCGACGCTTCCGTGGATCTACTCTTTCCGGTTCCCAAGACTTTCGAAGCGCTGCGCGACGGGCAGCTAGACTTTGTCGTCGGCTCGGCCCATGCGACGTTGCTGGCGTTTCCTAACTGGGAAGGCGCGAAGCTCCTGTGCACCATCGGCAAGCACACCTACTGGTTTCTGGTGATTCGCAGCGATTTGAAACCGCAGCACGGCG carries:
- a CDS encoding YqgE/AlgH family protein encodes the protein MRRVAIQYFLFAFIEILAFGVVWAADADKFLAGRLLIASTEMQDPRFAESVIYMVEHDSKGALGLIINQPALQGSIEDLLKGFGINNDKVSGNIVLHYGGPVSPRAGIVLHSDDVVIDSTKKLKDGIAVTVEAKLIELIGEGKGPRQYLVMLGYAGWAPGQLEGEIIAGSWHTIPSDKSLIFGEDADKKWRQAMERRQVPL